In Magnolia sinica isolate HGM2019 chromosome 12, MsV1, whole genome shotgun sequence, a single genomic region encodes these proteins:
- the LOC131220676 gene encoding gibberellin 2-beta-dioxygenase 1-like, with product MSNPGIPTIDLSKPESKTLLVKACEEFGFFNHGIPLEFIDRLGAEVVKFFSLPQPEKEKAGPANPFGYGNNRIGPNGDVGWIEYLLFQTNANSISQRSWAISRENLEIFCSVVSDYISAVKKLACGVLESLAEGLKVEPSLTGFGEHTDPHIISVLRPNNTSGLQISLSDGRWVSVPPDHNSFVIVGDSLQV from the exons ATGTCCAACCCTGGCATTCCAACCATAGACCTGTCAAAACCCGAGTCCAAAACTCTTCTTGTGAAAGCCTGTGAAGAGTTTGGATTCTTCAACCATGGCATTCCATTAGAGTTCATCGATAGGTTGGGAGCTGAGGTTGTGAAGTTCTTCTCCTTACCTCAACCTGAGAAGGAAAAAGCTGGCCCTGCTAATCCGTTTGGGTATGGAAACAACAGGATTGGACCCAATGGTGATGTGGGCTGGATTGAGTATCTCCTCTTTCAAACCAATGCCAATTCCATTTCTCAGAGATCTTGGGCCatttctagagaaaacctagaaaTCTTTTG CTCTGTTGTGAGTGATTACATATCAGCTGTGAAGAAATTAGCTTGTGGAGTTCTTGAATCTTTAGCTGAAGGGCTGAAGGTTGAACCaagcttaactggttttggagAACACACTGACCCTCACATAATATCAGTTCTGAGACCAAACAATACATCAGGCCTTCAAATCTCTCTCAGTGATGGGAGGTGGGTTTCAGTACCACCTGACCACAACTCCTTTGTCATTGTTGGTGATTCCTTGCAGGTATAA